The proteins below come from a single Agrobacterium vitis genomic window:
- a CDS encoding helix-turn-helix domain-containing protein, with protein sequence MLENKKKPNPIDIHVGSRIRLRRTMLGMSQEKLGESLGITFQQIQKYEKGTNRVGASRLQNISSILNVPVSFFFEDAPGEQVVAGANGFSEAASSNYVVDFLSSSEGLQLNRAFVKINDPKVRRKVVDLVKALAADADAE encoded by the coding sequence ATGCTCGAAAACAAAAAGAAGCCTAACCCCATCGACATTCATGTCGGTAGCCGGATTCGTCTTCGCCGCACCATGCTCGGAATGAGCCAGGAAAAGCTGGGCGAAAGCCTCGGCATTACGTTTCAACAAATTCAGAAGTACGAAAAAGGCACAAATCGTGTCGGCGCCAGCCGCTTGCAGAATATTTCAAGCATTCTGAATGTACCCGTCTCGTTCTTTTTCGAGGATGCACCGGGTGAGCAGGTTGTAGCAGGCGCCAATGGCTTTTCCGAGGCGGCCAGTTCCAACTATGTCGTGGACTTCCTCTCGTCTTCCGAAGGCCTGCAGCTGAACCGCGCTTTCGTGAAGATCAACGATCCGAAAGTGCGCCGTAAAGTCGTCGATCTGGTCAAGGCGCTTGCCGCCGACGCAGACGCGGAATAA
- the lnt gene encoding apolipoprotein N-acyltransferase, with protein sequence MERLAARIMLLAGWRRALLAIASGAVGALALPPVGFFAALFFSFSMLVWLLDGVSGNPDRSWSRGLRSAFWIGWLFGFGYFVAGLWWLGNALMVEADEFAWALPLAVLGLPAVLAVFYGLACLAARLLWSEGLGRIAALAAMFGITEWLRSFVATGFPWNAIGYGAMPIPLMMQSAAVLGLFGVSALAVFVFAAPALLGTRRGAKLGLALAGILICGHLGYGAYRLSLPEPDGRKVTMRLVQPNIDQAAKMDDTDRVAIFEKHLRLTALPTPADQPRPDVIVWPETTIPFILTENPDALRQIAGTLQEGQVLITGTVRSEDQGAGIAPRYYNSIYAIDSQGQILAAADKVHLVPFGEYVPWQDILSKLGITNIIDLPGGFSPGASRSLMTLPGGLKLYPLICYEVIFPDEMVKGLSGANAIINVTNDAWFGDTPGPFQHFQQARLRAVETGLPIIRAANNGISALIDGRGRVFSGLRLNAEGVENATFTLSVAPETNVNHNKYNFWAVTALLLSAAVISRLGLISRVN encoded by the coding sequence ATGGAACGGTTGGCGGCAAGGATCATGCTTCTGGCGGGATGGCGACGTGCCCTTCTTGCCATTGCCTCAGGCGCGGTCGGGGCGCTGGCGTTGCCGCCGGTAGGGTTCTTTGCCGCTCTGTTTTTCTCCTTCTCCATGCTTGTCTGGCTGCTCGATGGTGTAAGTGGCAATCCCGACAGGAGCTGGTCGCGGGGACTGCGGTCCGCCTTCTGGATCGGCTGGCTGTTCGGCTTCGGTTATTTCGTTGCTGGGCTCTGGTGGTTGGGCAATGCGCTGATGGTGGAGGCCGACGAATTTGCCTGGGCACTGCCGCTCGCGGTGCTCGGCCTGCCGGCGGTGTTGGCGGTGTTTTATGGCTTGGCCTGCCTTGCCGCCCGTCTGCTCTGGTCCGAAGGCCTTGGCCGGATTGCCGCGCTGGCGGCGATGTTCGGTATAACCGAATGGCTGCGCAGCTTTGTTGCCACGGGCTTTCCCTGGAATGCCATCGGCTATGGCGCCATGCCCATCCCATTGATGATGCAATCGGCTGCGGTGCTGGGTCTTTTCGGGGTTTCGGCCCTTGCCGTCTTCGTCTTTGCCGCCCCGGCTCTTCTGGGAACCCGCCGTGGGGCAAAGCTCGGGCTGGCGCTGGCCGGAATATTGATCTGCGGCCATCTCGGCTATGGCGCTTACCGGCTGTCTCTGCCGGAGCCGGACGGACGGAAGGTGACAATGCGCCTGGTCCAGCCGAATATAGACCAGGCAGCGAAGATGGACGATACCGACCGCGTTGCGATTTTCGAGAAACATCTTCGCCTGACAGCGTTGCCGACACCGGCCGATCAGCCACGCCCGGATGTGATTGTCTGGCCGGAAACCACCATTCCCTTCATCCTCACCGAAAATCCAGACGCCTTGCGGCAGATTGCCGGGACGTTGCAGGAGGGCCAAGTGCTGATCACCGGCACAGTCCGTTCGGAAGATCAGGGTGCCGGAATTGCCCCGCGCTATTATAATTCGATCTATGCAATCGACAGTCAGGGGCAGATCCTTGCCGCCGCCGACAAGGTCCATCTTGTGCCATTTGGGGAATATGTCCCATGGCAGGACATCCTGTCGAAGCTCGGTATTACCAACATTATCGACCTGCCAGGAGGCTTTTCTCCAGGTGCATCACGGTCCCTTATGACCCTTCCGGGGGGGCTGAAGCTCTATCCGTTGATCTGTTACGAGGTCATTTTTCCTGACGAAATGGTTAAGGGATTATCCGGGGCCAATGCCATAATCAATGTCACCAACGATGCCTGGTTTGGAGATACGCCAGGTCCATTTCAGCATTTTCAACAGGCAAGATTACGCGCCGTCGAGACTGGGCTGCCAATTATTCGCGCCGCCAATAATGGCATTTCTGCCTTAATTGACGGACGGGGACGCGTGTTTTCGGGTTTGCGATTGAACGCTGAAGGCGTGGAAAATGCAACTTTTACGCTATCAGTTGCGCCTGAAACCAATGTAAATCATAATAAATACAACTTTTGGGCGGTAACTGCTTTGTTATTATCTGCGGCTGTAATTTCTCGTTTAGGTTTAATATCGAGAGTGAATTGA
- a CDS encoding hemolysin family protein: MSDFSTRSASEATKEQDGSSSEEGSSPQRSSAAHKPQSSFWARAARILKPAGGNLREDIADALMSDRAAEEAFSAEERAMLHNILRFREVRVEDVMVPRSDIHAVDVETSIGELMTLFQQTGHSRMPVYCDTLDDPRGMVHIRDLLSYITLKALNGNGLDLACVDLGVTLEEAGIIRSILFVPPSMQASDLLARMQAARTQMALVIDEYGGTDGLVSHEDIVEMVVGDIEDEHDKEEALVTRVSQDVYLADARIELEEIAEVIGPDFDISAEIDEVDTLGGLLSTAIGRVPQRGEVVQAVAGFELHILDADPRRVKKVRITRMAPIAKRLQEGADLQTVGSGQGK, from the coding sequence ATGAGCGATTTTTCGACACGATCGGCCAGTGAGGCCACGAAGGAGCAGGACGGCTCCTCCTCCGAAGAGGGGTCTAGTCCGCAGCGAAGTTCCGCGGCCCACAAGCCGCAATCATCTTTCTGGGCGCGTGCCGCCCGGATCTTGAAACCCGCCGGCGGCAACCTGCGTGAGGATATCGCCGACGCGCTGATGTCCGACAGGGCCGCTGAAGAGGCCTTTTCCGCCGAAGAGCGGGCGATGTTGCACAATATCCTGCGCTTTCGCGAAGTGCGCGTCGAAGATGTCATGGTGCCGCGCTCCGATATCCATGCTGTCGATGTCGAGACCAGCATCGGCGAATTGATGACCCTGTTCCAGCAAACCGGCCATTCGCGCATGCCGGTCTATTGCGACACGCTGGATGATCCACGCGGCATGGTGCATATCCGCGATCTTCTCTCCTATATCACCCTGAAGGCGCTGAACGGCAACGGCCTCGACCTCGCCTGCGTCGATCTTGGCGTGACGCTGGAGGAGGCTGGCATCATCCGCTCCATCCTGTTCGTGCCACCGTCCATGCAAGCCTCCGACCTTCTGGCCCGTATGCAGGCTGCCCGCACCCAGATGGCGCTGGTGATCGACGAATATGGCGGCACCGATGGCCTGGTTTCGCATGAAGACATCGTCGAGATGGTGGTTGGCGACATTGAAGATGAGCATGATAAGGAAGAGGCGCTGGTCACCCGCGTCTCACAGGATGTCTATCTGGCCGATGCCCGCATCGAACTTGAGGAAATCGCCGAGGTGATCGGTCCCGATTTCGATATCAGTGCGGAAATCGATGAAGTCGATACTCTGGGCGGATTGCTCTCCACCGCGATTGGCCGGGTGCCGCAGCGTGGTGAAGTGGTGCAGGCGGTGGCAGGCTTCGAGCTACATATTCTCGATGCCGATCCGCGAAGAGTGAAGAAGGTCCGCATCACCCGCATGGCGCCCATTGCCAAGCGCCTGCAGGAAGGCGCCGATTTGCAGACAGTCGGATCCGGGCAGGGTAAGTAG
- the ybeY gene encoding rRNA maturation RNase YbeY, whose product MKKLDVQIAIETDGWPDEAELEALSTRILDHAADFIAAEGQPFASMPAEVSLVFTGDTEIQAINSEWRGQDKPTNVLSFPAYPIEPGDKPGPMLGDIVIARQTVEREAAELEKTITDHLTHLMVHGFLHLFGYDHMTEDEAEEMEGLETRILAGLGLSDPYAGQVPV is encoded by the coding sequence ATGAAGAAACTTGACGTTCAGATCGCTATCGAAACCGATGGCTGGCCGGATGAGGCGGAACTCGAGGCGTTGAGCACACGGATTTTGGACCATGCGGCGGATTTCATCGCTGCTGAAGGCCAGCCTTTTGCATCGATGCCTGCAGAGGTCTCTCTGGTCTTCACCGGGGATACCGAGATCCAGGCGATCAATAGCGAATGGCGGGGGCAGGACAAGCCGACCAATGTTCTGTCCTTTCCGGCTTATCCGATAGAGCCCGGCGATAAGCCGGGACCGATGCTGGGCGATATCGTCATTGCCCGCCAGACCGTGGAGCGGGAAGCGGCGGAGCTGGAGAAAACGATTACGGACCATCTGACGCATTTGATGGTGCATGGATTCCTCCACCTTTTCGGTTATGATCACATGACCGAGGATGAGGCGGAGGAGATGGAGGGACTGGAGACTCGCATTTTGGCCGGTCTTGGCTTATCTGATCCTTATGCGGGTCAAGTCCCGGTTTGA
- a CDS encoding PhoH family protein, whose product MNAPEVVTSPSRNTKTAATDANHFILTFENNRHASELFGQFEQNLKLLEQRLNIKASARGNSVSISGDIMATNQARRALDFLYARLQSGGSVEASDVEGAIRMAVAADDQLTLPTLERKAKLSMAQISTRKKTIVARTPTQDAYMRALERSELVFGTGPAGTGKTYLAVAQAAQLLERGAVDKIILSRPAVEAGERLGFLPGDMKEKVDPYLRPLYDALYDMMLGDKVERAITAGVIEIAPLAFMRGRTLANAAIILDEAQNTTSMQMKMFLTRLGENSRMIITGDPSQVDLPRGVKSGLVEALDILAGVEGVSFVRFKDVDVVRHPLVGRIVRAYDAQYAQPEPHYTQPLEGEKPE is encoded by the coding sequence TTGAACGCACCAGAAGTGGTAACCTCACCCTCGCGCAACACCAAAACCGCCGCGACCGACGCCAATCACTTCATCTTGACGTTCGAGAACAACCGGCATGCCAGCGAGCTTTTCGGCCAGTTCGAACAAAACCTGAAGTTGCTGGAGCAGCGGCTGAATATCAAAGCCAGCGCGCGCGGCAATTCCGTCTCCATCTCCGGCGACATCATGGCCACCAACCAGGCGCGCCGGGCGCTGGATTTCCTCTATGCCAGGCTGCAAAGCGGCGGCAGCGTCGAGGCTTCCGACGTGGAAGGTGCGATTCGCATGGCGGTGGCCGCCGATGACCAGCTGACCTTGCCGACGCTGGAGCGCAAGGCCAAGCTCAGCATGGCGCAGATTTCTACCCGCAAGAAAACCATTGTTGCCCGCACACCGACCCAGGATGCCTATATGCGGGCGCTGGAGCGGTCCGAACTGGTGTTCGGCACCGGCCCGGCTGGCACCGGCAAGACCTATCTGGCCGTGGCGCAGGCCGCGCAATTGCTGGAACGTGGCGCCGTCGACAAGATCATCCTGTCGCGCCCGGCGGTCGAGGCGGGTGAACGGCTGGGCTTCCTGCCCGGCGATATGAAGGAAAAGGTCGATCCTTACCTGCGGCCGCTCTACGATGCCCTCTATGATATGATGCTGGGCGACAAGGTGGAGCGGGCGATTACCGCGGGCGTAATCGAAATTGCCCCGCTGGCTTTCATGCGCGGGCGCACGCTGGCCAATGCCGCCATCATTCTTGATGAAGCACAGAACACCACATCCATGCAGATGAAGATGTTTCTGACGCGGCTTGGCGAAAATTCCCGGATGATCATTACCGGCGACCCGAGCCAGGTGGACCTGCCGCGCGGTGTAAAATCCGGTCTGGTTGAGGCCTTGGATATTCTGGCTGGCGTGGAAGGCGTCTCTTTCGTGCGCTTCAAGGATGTCGATGTTGTGCGTCACCCGCTTGTCGGGCGGATCGTCAGGGCCTATGATGCCCAATATGCGCAGCCTGAGCCTCACTATACGCAGCCTCTCGAAGGCGAGAAGCCGGAATAA
- the miaB gene encoding tRNA (N6-isopentenyl adenosine(37)-C2)-methylthiotransferase MiaB, whose translation MVDHTSAQQKPAPQKKVFIKTYGCQMNVYDSSRMADALVAEGYQSTEDMEEASLVLLNTCHIREKAADKVYSALGRLREMKKVRAARGEEFMIGVAGCVAQAEGEEIVRREPGVDVVVGPQTYHRLPQALRRARSGERVVDTDYAVEDKFEHLPDPTKIAGKRRMITAFLTVQEGCDKFCTFCVVPYTRGSEVSRPLAQLLGEAQRLVESGVREITLLGQNVNAWHGKGPDGREMGLGDLLYKLAEIPGLARLRYTTSHPRDMDERLIEAHRDLRMLMPYLHLPVQSGSDRILKAMNRRHKAADYIALVDRIREARPDIAISGDFIVGFPGETDADFEDTMKLVERIGYAQAFSFKYSPRPGTPGADMPDHVAEDVKTERLARLQELLLKQQHDFARSLVGQTMDLLLEKPGRMPGQIIGRSPWLQSVNVDAKPSQIGDIIQVRITDIGPNSLFAEVAES comes from the coding sequence ATGGTTGACCACACCTCTGCCCAGCAAAAGCCTGCGCCGCAGAAGAAGGTGTTTATCAAGACCTATGGCTGCCAGATGAATGTCTATGACAGCAGCCGCATGGCCGATGCGCTGGTGGCTGAAGGCTATCAATCGACCGAGGATATGGAGGAAGCCAGCCTCGTGCTGCTCAATACCTGTCATATCCGCGAAAAGGCCGCCGACAAGGTTTATTCGGCGCTTGGGCGCCTGCGCGAAATGAAAAAGGTCCGCGCTGCGAGAGGCGAGGAATTCATGATCGGCGTGGCCGGTTGCGTCGCCCAGGCCGAGGGCGAGGAAATCGTCCGCCGTGAGCCGGGCGTCGATGTGGTTGTCGGTCCGCAGACCTATCACCGCCTGCCGCAGGCCCTAAGACGGGCGCGAAGCGGAGAGCGGGTGGTCGATACCGATTATGCCGTCGAAGACAAGTTCGAGCACCTGCCCGATCCAACGAAGATCGCCGGCAAGCGCCGGATGATCACGGCTTTTCTGACCGTGCAGGAAGGCTGTGATAAATTCTGCACCTTCTGCGTGGTACCCTATACCCGTGGGTCCGAGGTTTCCCGTCCGCTTGCCCAATTGCTGGGTGAAGCCCAGAGGCTGGTGGAAAGCGGTGTGCGCGAAATCACCCTGCTTGGTCAGAACGTCAATGCCTGGCATGGCAAGGGACCGGACGGGCGTGAGATGGGCCTGGGCGATCTTCTTTACAAGCTCGCCGAAATTCCAGGCCTTGCCCGGCTGCGCTATACGACCAGCCATCCGCGTGACATGGACGAGCGGCTGATCGAGGCACATCGCGATCTGCGGATGTTGATGCCCTATCTGCATCTGCCGGTACAGTCGGGTTCCGACCGGATACTGAAAGCGATGAACCGTCGGCATAAAGCTGCCGATTACATCGCTCTCGTCGATCGTATCCGCGAGGCGCGTCCAGACATCGCCATATCAGGCGATTTCATCGTCGGTTTTCCCGGCGAAACCGACGCGGATTTCGAAGACACAATGAAATTGGTCGAGCGGATCGGCTATGCACAGGCCTTTTCGTTCAAATATTCGCCACGTCCAGGCACGCCCGGTGCCGACATGCCCGACCATGTGGCCGAGGACGTCAAGACCGAACGGCTGGCTCGATTGCAGGAACTGTTGTTAAAACAACAGCATGACTTTGCCCGCTCGCTGGTGGGGCAGACCATGGACCTGCTTTTGGAAAAGCCGGGCCGGATGCCGGGACAGATTATTGGCCGGTCTCCGTGGTTGCAGTCTGTGAATGTTGATGCAAAACCTTCGCAAATAGGCGACATTATTCAGGTACGAATCACGGATATCGGCCCAAACAGCTTGTTTGCCGAGGTGGCAGAGAGTTAG
- a CDS encoding 1-acyl-sn-glycerol-3-phosphate acyltransferase: protein MIITIRTVFMLTLLVVVTLIMLPLQLLGLAFDLKIRRLLPRYWHRIACLVLGIRVRLHGLPERQRPLMLAVNHCSWTDILVLSSIADVVFIAKMEVSEWPIFGTLAKLQKSIFIRREEKRSSGEQVNDIAARMADGEIVVLFPEGTTSDGNRLLPVKSSLFGAAAMAVPLAPEGVVYVQPVAIAYTGIHGMPMGRFHRPLVSWPGDVTLGPHLAGLLNVAAVDVDVCFGAPVAYTKDSNRKRVSAKVEAEIRRMLLSKLLGRTIE from the coding sequence ATGATCATCACCATCCGAACTGTCTTCATGCTGACGCTGCTTGTCGTCGTCACGCTGATTATGTTGCCGCTGCAATTGCTTGGCCTGGCGTTCGATCTGAAAATACGACGGCTGTTGCCGCGCTACTGGCATAGGATTGCCTGTCTGGTTCTCGGTATCCGGGTGCGGCTGCATGGCCTGCCGGAACGGCAAAGGCCGTTGATGCTGGCCGTCAATCACTGTTCCTGGACCGATATCCTGGTGCTGAGTTCCATTGCCGATGTGGTGTTCATCGCCAAGATGGAAGTGTCGGAATGGCCGATTTTCGGGACGCTGGCCAAGCTGCAAAAAAGCATTTTCATTCGCCGCGAGGAAAAGCGTTCTTCCGGTGAGCAGGTCAATGATATTGCGGCCCGCATGGCGGATGGTGAAATCGTTGTTCTGTTTCCTGAGGGCACGACGTCAGACGGCAATCGGCTGCTGCCGGTCAAATCCTCGCTGTTTGGCGCTGCCGCCATGGCAGTGCCGCTTGCTCCTGAGGGCGTGGTCTATGTGCAGCCGGTTGCCATCGCCTATACGGGAATCCATGGCATGCCGATGGGCCGCTTCCATCGGCCACTGGTCAGTTGGCCGGGCGATGTCACGCTTGGACCGCATCTGGCCGGTCTGCTCAACGTGGCTGCGGTGGATGTCGATGTCTGCTTCGGTGCGCCGGTCGCCTATACCAAGGATAGCAATCGCAAGCGGGTGAGCGCTAAGGTGGAAGCGGAGATCCGCCGCATGCTGCTGTCAAAGCTACTGGGCCGGACTATCGAATAG
- a CDS encoding Fur family transcriptional regulator, which translates to MTETPKTLEELCAERGMRMTEQRRIIARILEGCDDHPDVEELYRRSSAIDAKISISTVYRTVKLFEDAGIIARHDFRDGRSRYETVPEEHHDHLIDLKTGVVIEFRSPEIEALQERIAREHGFRLVDHRLELYGVPLAKDEP; encoded by the coding sequence ATGACGGAGACGCCGAAAACGCTTGAAGAGCTCTGCGCGGAGCGTGGAATGCGCATGACCGAACAGCGGCGGATCATCGCGCGCATCCTGGAAGGCTGCGACGACCATCCTGACGTCGAGGAGCTGTACCGCCGCTCCTCGGCGATAGACGCCAAAATTTCGATCTCGACCGTCTATCGCACCGTCAAGCTGTTTGAGGATGCGGGGATTATCGCCCGTCATGATTTTCGCGATGGGCGCTCCCGTTACGAAACGGTGCCGGAAGAACATCACGATCATCTGATCGATTTGAAGACGGGCGTGGTCATCGAGTTCCGCTCACCCGAGATCGAGGCGCTCCAGGAGCGAATCGCTCGAGAACACGGCTTCCGGCTGGTGGATCACCGGCTGGAACTCTATGGCGTGCCATTGGCGAAGGACGAGCCGTGA
- a CDS encoding GNAT family N-acetyltransferase codes for MLETIFARKAEFEIVAMELDDCHDVSELHGQRFSQPWNDGAFESLLLQPNVFGFVIRQTNTLMFKPQLSGFVLAREAAGEAEILTIAVHEKGARNGLGWRLMQGAMRESRVRGGEIMFLEVDDGNHPAINLYRKLGFEKAGERPAYYADANGRRSAALVMRRDLR; via the coding sequence ATGCTTGAAACAATTTTTGCCCGTAAAGCCGAGTTTGAAATCGTCGCTATGGAGCTGGACGATTGCCATGACGTGTCGGAATTGCATGGCCAGCGGTTTTCGCAGCCATGGAATGATGGCGCATTCGAAAGCCTGCTGTTGCAGCCCAATGTTTTCGGTTTCGTGATTCGCCAGACCAATACGCTGATGTTCAAGCCGCAGCTCAGCGGTTTCGTGCTGGCCCGCGAAGCAGCGGGCGAAGCAGAAATCCTGACGATTGCCGTGCATGAAAAGGGCGCCCGAAACGGCCTTGGCTGGCGGCTGATGCAGGGCGCGATGCGCGAATCCAGGGTGCGCGGCGGCGAAATCATGTTCCTCGAAGTGGATGATGGCAATCATCCCGCCATCAATCTCTACCGCAAGCTTGGCTTTGAAAAAGCTGGCGAAAGGCCCGCTTATTACGCCGATGCCAACGGTCGTCGCAGTGCAGCGCTTGTCATGCGGCGCGATCTTCGCTAA
- the tsaB gene encoding tRNA (adenosine(37)-N6)-threonylcarbamoyltransferase complex dimerization subunit type 1 TsaB yields MILLAIDTAGVDCAVGLYDSDLDRMLAARSETIGRGHAEKLMGMIDAVLTEASLALSSVERVAVTIGPGSFTGIRVGLSAARGLALALGVDIVGISTLAVLAAAERRRGGAVAVLAAMDAKRDEVYVQSFSPDAVALDDARLLSVDEFRAMAAELARHGAGRVTGSACRLLEKNVAGESEEAATVEADHFPMEDIARLGAVAQASGKPKPLYLRGPDVKPQAGFAVARA; encoded by the coding sequence ATGATCCTTTTGGCAATCGACACCGCCGGCGTTGATTGCGCTGTTGGCCTGTATGACAGCGATCTTGACCGGATGCTGGCGGCCAGAAGCGAAACGATTGGCCGTGGTCATGCCGAAAAGCTGATGGGCATGATCGACGCGGTCCTGACCGAGGCGTCACTTGCGCTCAGCAGTGTCGAGCGGGTTGCGGTCACCATTGGTCCCGGTTCCTTTACCGGCATTCGCGTCGGCCTGTCGGCGGCGCGGGGGCTAGCTCTGGCGCTGGGTGTCGATATCGTCGGCATTTCAACGCTTGCCGTTCTGGCGGCGGCAGAGCGCAGGCGGGGTGGCGCGGTTGCGGTGCTTGCTGCGATGGATGCCAAGCGCGATGAGGTCTATGTCCAGAGTTTCAGCCCTGATGCCGTGGCGCTGGATGACGCTCGATTGCTGTCGGTGGACGAATTTCGGGCGATGGCGGCTGAGCTTGCCAGGCATGGCGCAGGACGCGTCACCGGTTCGGCATGCCGGCTGCTGGAGAAAAACGTGGCAGGGGAAAGTGAAGAGGCTGCAACAGTGGAGGCAGATCACTTTCCGATGGAGGATATTGCCAGGCTTGGAGCGGTTGCGCAGGCCTCGGGCAAGCCAAAACCGCTTTACTTGCGGGGGCCGGATGTCAAGCCGCAGGCAGGTTTTGCCGTGGCGCGGGCATGA
- a CDS encoding NifU family protein, with translation MFIQTESTPNPATLKFLPGKVVMDNGTAEFRDREAAMASPLAEKLFAIPGVTSVFFGYDFVTVTKDTAEWPHLKPAILGSIMEHFMSGAPIMGSAVAGDEASDEEFFNEGDETIVATIKELLETRVRPAVAQDGGDITFRGFRDGKVFLNMKGSCAGCPSSTATLKHGVQNLLRHFIPEVQEVEAV, from the coding sequence ATGTTCATTCAGACGGAATCCACCCCCAATCCGGCTACTTTGAAATTCCTGCCGGGCAAGGTGGTGATGGACAATGGCACGGCTGAATTCCGCGACCGGGAGGCGGCCATGGCCTCGCCACTGGCTGAAAAGCTGTTTGCCATACCCGGCGTCACCTCCGTGTTCTTTGGCTATGACTTTGTGACCGTGACCAAGGATACTGCCGAATGGCCGCATCTGAAGCCGGCCATACTCGGTTCGATCATGGAGCATTTCATGAGCGGCGCGCCGATCATGGGCAGCGCTGTGGCAGGAGATGAGGCGTCGGACGAAGAGTTCTTCAACGAGGGTGACGAGACCATCGTTGCCACCATCAAGGAACTGCTGGAAACCCGGGTTCGTCCGGCCGTCGCCCAGGATGGCGGCGATATCACTTTCCGTGGTTTCCGCGATGGCAAGGTGTTTCTTAACATGAAGGGCTCTTGCGCGGGTTGCCCATCCTCCACCGCGACACTGAAGCATGGCGTACAGAACCTGCTGCGCCATTTCATTCCCGAAGTGCAGGAAGTCGAAGCCGTTTGA
- a CDS encoding universal stress protein: MVSKRLSRLDGHRRKFLTVIDDTPECSRAVHYAGRRAKNSNGGLVLLYVIPEGDFQQWLGVEEIMRAEAQEAAEAVMAKSAQTVRETIGLEPEIVIREGSAAEQIQAVIEEDRDIAILVLAAGSAKDGPGPLVSMIAGRAQAFPIPVTVLPDTLSNEEIDALC, translated from the coding sequence ATGGTATCGAAACGTCTATCGCGTCTTGACGGGCACCGACGGAAATTTCTGACGGTCATCGACGATACGCCGGAATGCTCCCGCGCCGTCCATTATGCAGGCAGGCGCGCCAAGAATTCCAATGGCGGGCTGGTTCTGCTCTATGTGATTCCCGAGGGCGATTTCCAGCAATGGCTGGGTGTCGAGGAAATTATGCGGGCCGAGGCCCAGGAAGCTGCCGAAGCCGTTATGGCGAAATCTGCCCAGACGGTGCGTGAAACCATTGGGCTTGAACCGGAAATCGTCATCCGCGAGGGCAGTGCCGCCGAGCAGATCCAGGCGGTGATTGAGGAAGATCGCGATATCGCCATCCTCGTTCTAGCCGCAGGCTCGGCCAAGGACGGGCCTGGCCCGCTGGTCTCGATGATCGCCGGGCGGGCGCAGGCGTTTCCTATTCCGGTGACTGTGCTGCCGGATACGCTGAGCAATGAAGAAATCGACGCGCTTTGCTGA